In one Thermococcus sp. 2319x1 genomic region, the following are encoded:
- the herA gene encoding DNA double-strand break repair helicase HerA, with the protein MRIAENAVGIVKGEASVIGYDFSAHPDVNLQFGEFVVAQNRNGEWVIGTIRKLQNINWLLISGKSTYQSLQLDLEQYGESIEDNEEVIASVRVLGKLNFNGGRVEVLPNRVPIPNGRPVYRLSDEVLKAIYNPGEGYIEVGTLLLRESVPIYLNADELVSRHFAVLAVTGAGKSNTVAVMVSQIVEKLRGTVVVLDPHGDYVKLKLPNTGKKYVKIIEAKIRPEEMDSEELADLIEVAKNATIQREFLAKAWETIKHENPNLGGRELIEKLMETINDWIRNKEARYWDEGKKDYFTEELKSDRVETLRGVVLRLRRFLRNYGSLLTSEDLISQIEPGKANVIDLGPLDEGQMKVVVGKLLQGIFEARVDYEKARKTLERIEEDLRESRAAKTSKLEEEIEELKELMKSIEKKSKALVEPILMVVEEAHIFAPQGEHNDAVRVLSRIAREGRKFGVGLGIVSQRPNKLNEDVLSQTNTKIILKIVNPKDQEYVLKASEQLSNDLLGDIASLGKGEAVIVGQAIALPALVKIYNFKERGGDYGGEDIGIVSRWRKRAEEERREEEIKRAYEDEGIEYDL; encoded by the coding sequence ATGAGGATAGCAGAAAATGCCGTCGGGATAGTCAAAGGGGAGGCAAGCGTCATAGGCTACGATTTTTCCGCTCACCCAGATGTGAATTTGCAGTTTGGGGAGTTTGTAGTTGCCCAAAACAGAAACGGGGAATGGGTCATTGGTACAATCAGAAAACTTCAAAACATAAACTGGCTTCTCATAAGTGGAAAAAGCACGTATCAGTCCCTTCAGCTTGATTTGGAGCAATACGGAGAGAGCATTGAGGACAACGAGGAGGTAATCGCGAGTGTAAGGGTTCTAGGCAAGCTCAACTTTAACGGCGGGAGGGTTGAGGTTCTACCAAATAGGGTCCCGATTCCCAATGGAAGGCCTGTTTACAGGTTAAGCGACGAGGTTCTCAAGGCAATATACAACCCTGGGGAAGGGTATATAGAGGTTGGAACACTTCTTCTAAGAGAGAGCGTGCCAATTTACTTAAATGCTGACGAACTTGTATCGAGGCATTTTGCCGTTTTAGCCGTTACAGGAGCGGGTAAATCGAACACCGTTGCGGTGATGGTAAGCCAGATCGTCGAAAAGCTCAGGGGAACGGTGGTTGTCCTAGACCCCCACGGGGATTACGTAAAGCTAAAGCTCCCCAACACAGGAAAAAAGTACGTCAAGATAATAGAGGCAAAAATAAGACCTGAGGAAATGGATAGCGAGGAGCTGGCAGACCTAATAGAGGTCGCAAAAAATGCCACCATACAGAGAGAGTTTTTAGCTAAAGCTTGGGAAACGATCAAACACGAAAATCCAAACTTGGGTGGAAGAGAACTTATCGAAAAGCTCATGGAGACAATAAACGACTGGATAAGAAATAAAGAAGCGAGATACTGGGATGAAGGGAAGAAGGACTATTTTACTGAGGAACTCAAATCAGATAGAGTGGAGACACTAAGGGGGGTTGTTTTAAGGCTTAGGAGATTTTTGAGGAATTATGGGAGTTTATTAACTAGTGAGGACTTAATATCTCAAATTGAGCCGGGAAAGGCAAATGTTATCGACCTCGGACCCTTAGATGAGGGTCAAATGAAAGTCGTTGTTGGAAAACTGCTCCAAGGAATATTTGAGGCAAGGGTAGACTATGAAAAAGCCAGAAAGACTCTTGAACGCATAGAAGAAGACCTGAGAGAAAGCAGAGCGGCGAAAACATCAAAACTTGAAGAAGAAATCGAAGAGCTCAAGGAACTTATGAAGAGCATCGAAAAGAAAAGTAAAGCACTTGTCGAGCCAATACTCATGGTAGTGGAGGAGGCACACATCTTTGCCCCGCAAGGAGAACACAATGATGCCGTGAGGGTTTTGAGCAGAATTGCCAGAGAAGGGAGAAAGTTTGGAGTTGGGCTTGGAATAGTGTCCCAAAGACCAAACAAACTTAATGAAGACGTCTTAAGCCAGACAAACACCAAGATAATTCTAAAGATAGTAAATCCAAAGGATCAGGAGTACGTTCTAAAGGCAAGTGAACAGTTGAGCAATGATTTACTAGGCGATATAGCATCTCTTGGAAAAGGAGAGGCAGTTATAGTTGGCCAGGCAATAG
- a CDS encoding alpha-amylase family glycosyl hydrolase, with the protein MGVSELRKLVIYEVFPRNHTEEGTLKALTGDLERIKSLGVDFVWLMPVYPIGEEGKKGSLGSPYAIKDYRAINPELGTFEDFKKLVEKAHRLGLRVMIDIVYNHTSRDSKLLEEHPEWFYTVDGKPSRKVPDWSDVYDLDYSNRELWEYQIETLKFWAKYVDGFRCDVAPLVPLEFWEKAKKEVAKINPNLIWLAETVHPSFVRWLRERGFRVHSDVEMHRVFDITYDYDGREMLERYLRGERSLSSYIDYLYVQDTLYPADYVKLRFLENHDLPRAAEIFRDELRLKNWTAFIFMLKGAVLIYAGQEYAIKNQPSLFEKDPIPWEKGDEEFSSFVKRLIEIKRSTDCNDQREYLLKEGVAVVECKDAVGIFNLEEKIGEIALEVKGRDLLSGKKVESKAGRIEVSFEPVIISL; encoded by the coding sequence ATGGGGGTTAGCGAGTTGAGAAAGCTCGTTATATATGAGGTCTTCCCAAGAAACCACACTGAAGAGGGGACTTTAAAAGCCCTGACTGGGGATTTGGAAAGGATAAAATCCCTTGGCGTGGACTTTGTCTGGTTGATGCCAGTATACCCGATAGGGGAAGAAGGAAAAAAGGGTTCTCTTGGCTCCCCTTATGCCATAAAGGATTACAGAGCAATAAATCCCGAGCTGGGAACGTTTGAAGACTTTAAAAAACTCGTGGAAAAAGCTCACAGGCTTGGTCTTAGGGTTATGATAGACATTGTATACAATCACACCTCGCGGGATTCAAAGCTTTTGGAAGAGCATCCCGAATGGTTCTACACAGTTGATGGCAAGCCTTCAAGAAAGGTTCCGGACTGGAGTGACGTTTACGACCTTGACTACTCCAACAGAGAGCTCTGGGAATATCAAATAGAGACCTTGAAGTTCTGGGCTAAATACGTGGATGGATTTAGATGCGACGTTGCTCCTCTTGTGCCCTTGGAATTCTGGGAGAAAGCCAAAAAAGAAGTTGCCAAGATTAATCCCAACCTCATCTGGCTGGCTGAGACGGTACATCCCTCTTTTGTTAGGTGGCTGCGGGAGAGGGGATTTAGGGTTCATTCGGATGTTGAGATGCATCGGGTGTTTGATATTACCTACGACTACGATGGAAGAGAGATGCTTGAAAGGTATCTGCGGGGAGAAAGAAGCCTATCAAGCTATATTGACTACCTCTACGTTCAGGATACGTTGTATCCAGCGGATTACGTTAAGCTTAGATTTCTGGAGAATCACGATTTACCACGGGCGGCTGAGATATTTAGGGATGAACTTCGCCTGAAGAACTGGACGGCCTTCATTTTCATGCTAAAGGGAGCCGTGCTAATATATGCGGGGCAGGAGTATGCTATCAAAAACCAGCCAAGCCTCTTTGAAAAGGACCCTATTCCCTGGGAAAAGGGAGATGAGGAGTTTTCATCTTTTGTCAAGAGATTAATCGAGATTAAAAGGTCAACTGATTGCAACGATCAGAGGGAGTATCTGTTGAAGGAAGGAGTTGCGGTTGTGGAATGCAAAGATGCGGTTGGAATCTTTAATCTGGAGGAAAAAATCGGAGAGATTGCTCTTGAAGTTAAGGGGAGGGATCTTTTGAGTGGCAAAAAAGTTGAAAGCAAAGCAGGCAGGATTGAGGTCTCTTTCGAGCCAGTGATAATTTCTCTCTGA
- the rimI gene encoding ribosomal protein S18-alanine N-acetyltransferase, with protein MSLSSRDAPFLQKIPLSLVTIRPATLFDLSEVMRIERQSFREQYPRGLFLMFLEANPETFLVAEYNGKIVGYVMGYLRPDMEGHIMSIAVDPLYRGNGIGKALMEAVIDRLIKRGARYIGLEVRVSNKRAIELYEKLGFKKMKIIKGYYSDGEDAYYMVLTPDAWGGKS; from the coding sequence ATGAGCCTATCTTCAAGAGATGCCCCCTTCCTACAAAAAATCCCTCTGAGCCTTGTCACAATTAGACCTGCCACCCTCTTTGACCTAAGTGAGGTTATGCGCATTGAAAGGCAGTCTTTTAGGGAGCAGTACCCGAGAGGCTTATTTTTGATGTTCCTTGAGGCAAATCCGGAGACGTTTCTGGTTGCAGAATACAACGGGAAGATAGTGGGCTATGTGATGGGATATCTAAGACCGGACATGGAAGGCCACATAATGAGCATAGCCGTCGATCCCCTTTATAGGGGGAATGGGATAGGCAAAGCCTTGATGGAGGCTGTTATAGACAGGTTAATAAAACGTGGTGCCAGGTATATAGGACTTGAGGTCAGGGTCAGCAACAAGAGGGCTATAGAGCTCTACGAAAAGCTGGGCTTTAAGAAGATGAAAATCATAAAAGGCTACTACTCCGATGGCGAGGATGCCTACTACATGGTTCTCACACCAGACGCATGGGGTGGCAAGAGTTGA
- the endA gene encoding tRNA-intron lyase codes for MGWQELSEFKFYLSGDRVFSTMESAINKLYNKRHYGEVVKGKLFLSLIEAAYLLDKGWIKVFDGEKELSVQELFEIGRKKDEQFDLKFLVYRDLRDRGYTVKTALKYGSHFRVYRKGMEEHADWLIWVVSENQKMYPNDLTARVRVAHGVRKKMVLAVVDEDNDVVYYHIGRIKF; via the coding sequence ATGGGGTGGCAAGAGTTGAGCGAGTTCAAATTTTACCTAAGCGGGGATAGGGTTTTCAGCACGATGGAGAGTGCTATAAACAAGCTCTACAACAAGAGGCATTACGGGGAGGTTGTAAAGGGCAAGCTTTTCCTCTCTCTCATTGAAGCCGCTTATCTATTGGACAAAGGGTGGATTAAAGTTTTTGATGGTGAAAAAGAGCTCAGCGTTCAAGAGCTTTTCGAAATTGGAAGGAAAAAAGATGAACAGTTTGATTTAAAGTTTTTGGTTTACAGGGATCTCAGGGATAGAGGTTACACTGTGAAGACAGCTCTCAAATACGGCTCCCACTTTAGGGTGTACCGCAAAGGAATGGAGGAGCATGCGGACTGGCTAATCTGGGTGGTGAGTGAGAACCAGAAGATGTATCCAAACGACTTAACCGCTAGGGTTAGGGTTGCCCATGGGGTTAGAAAAAAGATGGTTCTGGCGGTGGTCGATGAGGACAATGACGTGGTTTATTACCACATAGGCAGAATAAAATTCTAG
- a CDS encoding DUF835 domain-containing protein translates to MLKNIIARYGLSPVIEIEGKEEKFAPGVYLCKTGDCNSLLLDLLKGRAGLIVSRTPRHVLKEKLKLEQTPILWLTKIDGEGNIHPLRLEFLLQTLVDFMKSGDTPKIILLDGIEYLMVENGFEPVFKFLVALNDYALLNNTIILVPLDESAVEKRHANLLRREFREIRAD, encoded by the coding sequence ATGCTAAAAAACATCATAGCAAGATACGGGCTCTCTCCAGTGATAGAAATAGAGGGGAAAGAGGAAAAATTTGCCCCCGGGGTGTATCTATGCAAAACAGGAGATTGCAACTCATTACTGTTGGATCTGTTGAAAGGGAGGGCCGGACTAATTGTCTCCAGAACACCAAGGCACGTGCTTAAAGAAAAGCTAAAGCTTGAGCAAACCCCAATTTTATGGCTCACAAAAATAGATGGGGAAGGAAATATACATCCACTAAGGCTTGAGTTCCTTCTGCAGACATTGGTAGACTTCATGAAGTCAGGAGATACTCCAAAGATAATTTTACTAGATGGAATCGAATATCTCATGGTAGAAAATGGGTTTGAGCCGGTCTTTAAGTTCCTGGTAGCATTGAACGATTACGCCCTGCTCAACAACACGATAATCTTGGTTCCCTTGGATGAGAGCGCTGTTGAAAAAAGACACGCAAACCTCTTAAGGAGGGAGTTTAGGGAGATAAGGGCAGACTAG
- a CDS encoding glycine C-acetyltransferase — translation MAKLDWITEELNELKEKGLYVRIRVLQSAQGPWVIVDGKKVLNMCSNNYLGLAAHPKIKEAAIRAILDYGVGAGAVRTIAGTMELHVELEEKLAKFKKREAAILFQSGYNANLGAISALIKKDEDGVFVSEELNHASIIDGMRLSGAPKVIYKHLDMEDLKKKLEEVKDKKKKLIVTDGVFSMDGDLAPLPEIVELAEQYDAMVYVDDAHGEGVLGEHGRGIVDHYKLHDRVDFEMGTLSKAFGVIGGYVAGPEEAIEYLKQRGRPFLFSSALNPPDVAAAIAAVEILQKSDELVKKLWDNTHFLQKGLRDIGYDLGNTKHPITPVMLYDEKLAQEFSRRLYDEYNIFAQAIVYPTVPLGTARIRLEPSAAHSKEDLQYVIDAFEDLGKKTGFLK, via the coding sequence ATGGCAAAGCTTGACTGGATTACCGAGGAGCTTAATGAACTTAAAGAAAAAGGACTTTATGTAAGAATTAGAGTTCTCCAGAGCGCCCAAGGCCCTTGGGTGATTGTGGACGGAAAGAAAGTTCTAAACATGTGCTCCAACAACTATCTTGGCTTAGCGGCACATCCAAAAATTAAGGAGGCAGCTATAAGGGCCATTCTTGACTATGGCGTTGGAGCTGGAGCTGTTAGAACGATAGCCGGAACCATGGAGCTCCACGTGGAGCTTGAAGAAAAACTTGCAAAGTTCAAGAAGAGGGAAGCGGCCATTCTCTTCCAGAGCGGCTACAATGCAAACCTCGGGGCAATAAGTGCCCTCATAAAGAAAGATGAGGATGGAGTTTTTGTAAGCGAAGAGCTAAACCACGCAAGCATCATTGATGGAATGCGCTTAAGCGGTGCACCAAAAGTTATCTACAAGCACCTTGACATGGAGGACCTCAAGAAAAAGCTTGAAGAAGTGAAAGACAAGAAAAAGAAGCTTATTGTCACCGATGGTGTATTCAGCATGGACGGTGACCTTGCTCCTCTCCCCGAGATCGTGGAATTAGCGGAACAGTACGATGCCATGGTATACGTTGACGACGCCCACGGTGAGGGTGTTTTGGGTGAACATGGAAGGGGTATTGTTGACCATTACAAGCTCCACGACAGAGTTGACTTCGAGATGGGAACCCTAAGCAAGGCCTTCGGTGTCATTGGTGGCTATGTTGCAGGGCCAGAGGAGGCGATAGAATATTTAAAGCAGAGAGGAAGACCATTCCTGTTCTCATCCGCCTTGAATCCACCCGACGTTGCTGCCGCTATTGCAGCCGTTGAGATTCTCCAGAAGAGCGATGAGCTCGTTAAAAAGCTCTGGGACAACACACACTTCCTCCAGAAGGGACTTAGAGACATTGGCTATGACTTAGGAAACACCAAGCACCCGATAACCCCGGTAATGCTCTACGACGAAAAGCTGGCCCAGGAGTTCTCAAGAAGACTCTACGATGAATACAACATCTTTGCACAGGCGATAGTTTATCCGACAGTCCCATTAGGCACAGCGAGAATAAGGCTCGAACCTTCGGCAGCCCACAGCAAGGAGGACCTGCAGTACGTCATAGATGCCTTCGAAGACCTCGGAAAGAAGACCGGATTCTTGAAGTGA